The bacterium genome includes a region encoding these proteins:
- a CDS encoding 1,4-alpha-glucan branching protein domain-containing protein, with the protein MTKADANLVFTLHTHLPFVLNHGRWPHGSDWLCEVAVECYLPLLAALRRLSDQDVRAGITINFSPVLSEQLASAAFRDEVDAFLTHRREACDSTRRYFLDQHETHLAGLCDYWAAEYNRARADLDALHGDILGAYRRLAERGTVELITTGATHGYMPLLSRDESIDLQFRVAVATHVRHFGTAPKGAWLPECAYRPRYEWTPPVGPQSGKVRYRRRGVEELLSAHNLGFFFTDIHLIRGGRALSAYGDYFPRLKAVQGPEAQLTRRGDQTPYAPRHVASRGGTGDAVAFVRDPEATQQVWSRDAGYPGDGEYLEFHKRHFPGGLRLWRVTDPKADLGDKQPYQPDRAAERARAHAEHFVGLVAGILDRHVRRSGGPAVLCAPFDTELFGHWWAEGPAWLEHVLRLAAEGPVTSTTVSACLDRFPVQPAITLLEGSWGEGGDHRVWLNKDTEWTWEMVYQAEDDLWALAAAPGWQRSPLLRRLVAQMGRELLLLQASDWQFLITTWAARNYAETRFAEHCADFRRLHEMAKRVRDGGALTWDEEQFLATKEGQDFCFPDVAEHIEAAAALPKA; encoded by the coding sequence CGCTGGCCGCACGGCAGCGACTGGCTGTGCGAAGTCGCGGTCGAATGCTACCTGCCGCTGCTCGCCGCGCTCCGGCGTCTGTCGGACCAGGACGTGCGCGCCGGGATCACGATCAACTTCTCCCCGGTCCTGAGCGAGCAGCTTGCAAGCGCGGCCTTCCGCGACGAGGTCGACGCGTTCCTGACGCACCGCCGCGAAGCGTGCGACAGCACCCGCCGGTACTTTCTCGACCAGCACGAGACGCACCTCGCCGGACTGTGCGACTACTGGGCGGCGGAGTACAACCGGGCGCGGGCGGATCTCGATGCGCTGCACGGCGACATCCTCGGGGCGTACCGGCGCCTCGCCGAGCGCGGAACGGTCGAGCTGATCACGACCGGGGCGACGCACGGCTACATGCCGCTGCTCAGCCGCGACGAGAGCATCGATCTGCAGTTCCGGGTCGCGGTCGCGACGCACGTCCGGCACTTCGGGACGGCGCCGAAGGGGGCGTGGCTGCCGGAGTGCGCCTACCGGCCGCGGTACGAGTGGACGCCGCCGGTCGGCCCGCAGAGCGGCAAGGTCCGCTACCGCCGCCGCGGCGTCGAGGAGCTGCTGTCGGCCCACAACCTGGGCTTCTTCTTCACCGACATCCATCTGATCCGGGGCGGGCGCGCGCTCTCCGCGTACGGCGATTACTTCCCGCGCCTCAAGGCGGTGCAGGGGCCGGAGGCGCAGCTCACGCGGCGCGGCGACCAGACGCCCTACGCCCCCCGCCACGTGGCCTCGCGCGGCGGCACCGGGGATGCCGTCGCATTCGTGCGCGATCCGGAGGCGACGCAGCAGGTCTGGAGCCGCGACGCCGGCTACCCCGGTGACGGCGAGTATCTCGAGTTTCACAAACGGCACTTCCCCGGCGGGCTCCGCCTGTGGCGCGTCACGGACCCGAAGGCGGACCTCGGGGACAAGCAGCCCTACCAGCCGGACCGGGCCGCGGAACGCGCCCGGGCCCACGCCGAGCACTTTGTGGGGCTCGTCGCCGGCATCCTGGATCGGCACGTCCGCCGGTCGGGCGGCCCGGCGGTCCTCTGCGCCCCGTTTGACACCGAGTTGTTCGGACACTGGTGGGCCGAAGGACCGGCGTGGCTCGAGCACGTGCTGCGCCTTGCCGCCGAGGGCCCGGTGACCTCGACGACCGTCTCAGCGTGCCTCGACCGGTTTCCCGTCCAGCCCGCGATCACGCTGCTCGAGGGGTCGTGGGGCGAGGGCGGCGACCACCGGGTCTGGCTGAACAAAGACACCGAGTGGACCTGGGAGATGGTCTACCAGGCGGAAGACGACCTGTGGGCGCTCGCCGCGGCGCCCGGATGGCAGCGCAGCCCGCTGCTGCGGCGCCTCGTCGCTCAGATGGGACGGGAGCTGCTGCTGCTGCAGGCGTCGGACTGGCAGTTTCTCATCACGACGTGGGCCGCGCGCAACTACGCCGAGACGCGCTTCGCGGAGCACTGCGCGGACTTCCGGCGGCTGCACGAGATGGCCAAGCGCGTGCGCGACGGCGGGGCCTTGACGTGGGACGAGGAACAGTTTCTCGCCACCAAGGAAGGACAGGACTTCTGCTTCCCGGACGTCGCGGAGCACATCGAGGCCGCCGCGGCGCTGCCGAAGGCCTAG
- the glgC gene encoding glucose-1-phosphate adenylyltransferase, with amino-acid sequence MAARSRILGLILAGGRGERLHPLTKDRSKPAVPFGSKYRIIDFVLSNFINSHIYSLYILVQYKSQSLIDHIRRGWRLGGLVPEQFIIAVPPQMRWGDMWYRGTADAVFQNLNLVRDVDPDLVAIFGADHIYRMDLQQMIDAHLAHRADVTVATLPVPIEQATGFGIVETDEEGRVIGWEEKPAAPRPMPSDPRQALSSMGNYIFNTDLLEDVLVEDARRSTDHDFGRTIIPELYPYARVFAYNFLDNEVPGLRPTEERGYWRDVGTIEAFWQANMDLLGASPALDLDNPRWPILAAPFEGPSARMVAGDVTDAILGEGSVIAGGTVRRSILGQGVLVERGAVVEDSVIMDNTVVGSGARIRRAIVDRFNMIESERTIGWDRARDLEAGLLDVPSGIAVLPRGTTRVRGAVPVSR; translated from the coding sequence GTGGCGGCCCGGTCGCGGATCCTCGGGCTGATTCTCGCCGGCGGACGGGGCGAACGTCTGCACCCGCTGACGAAGGACCGCAGCAAGCCGGCCGTGCCCTTCGGCAGCAAGTACCGGATCATCGACTTCGTGCTCAGCAACTTCATCAACTCGCACATCTATTCGCTGTACATCCTGGTCCAGTACAAGTCCCAGTCGCTGATCGACCACATCCGCCGCGGCTGGCGGCTCGGCGGCCTGGTCCCGGAGCAGTTCATCATCGCGGTGCCCCCGCAGATGCGCTGGGGCGATATGTGGTACCGGGGGACGGCCGACGCCGTGTTCCAGAACCTCAACCTGGTGCGCGACGTGGACCCCGATCTGGTCGCGATCTTCGGCGCCGACCACATCTACCGGATGGACCTGCAGCAGATGATCGACGCCCACCTCGCCCACCGCGCGGACGTCACGGTCGCGACGCTGCCGGTGCCGATCGAGCAGGCGACGGGCTTCGGCATCGTGGAGACGGACGAGGAGGGCCGCGTGATCGGCTGGGAGGAAAAACCGGCCGCGCCCCGGCCGATGCCCTCCGATCCGCGCCAGGCGCTCTCGTCGATGGGCAACTACATCTTCAACACCGACCTGCTCGAGGACGTGCTGGTGGAGGACGCCCGCCGCAGCACCGACCACGACTTCGGGCGGACGATCATTCCGGAACTGTACCCCTACGCGCGCGTCTTCGCCTACAACTTCCTGGACAACGAGGTCCCCGGCCTCCGGCCGACGGAGGAGCGCGGGTACTGGCGGGACGTCGGGACGATCGAAGCGTTCTGGCAGGCCAACATGGACCTGCTCGGCGCATCACCGGCCCTCGACCTCGACAACCCGCGGTGGCCGATCCTGGCCGCCCCGTTCGAGGGGCCGTCCGCCCGCATGGTCGCCGGCGACGTCACGGACGCGATTCTCGGCGAGGGGTCGGTCATCGCCGGCGGAACCGTCCGGCGCTCGATCCTCGGCCAGGGTGTGCTGGTGGAGCGCGGCGCCGTCGTCGAGGACAGCGTCATCATGGACAACACCGTCGTCGGCAGCGGTGCCCGCATCCGCCGCGCCATCGTCGATCGGTTCAACATGATCGAGTCGGAACGGACGATCGGCTGGGACCGCGCGCGGGATCTCGAGGCCGGGCTGCTCGACGTGCCGTCGGGGATCGCCGTCCTCCCGCGCGGCACGACGCGCGTCCGGGGAGCGGTGCCGGTCTCGCGTTGA
- a CDS encoding DUF3536 domain-containing protein has translation MADRPPAGPAGGPPTRRICVHGHFYQPPRENPWLEAVEVEDSARPYHDWNARVTAECYAPNGASRVLDAERRILRIRNNYRRMSFNLGPTLAAWLERGAPEAYARIVDADRAALAERGGHGNAIAQVYNHMILPLATRRDKETQIRWGIADFRHRFGRPPEGMWLPETAVDTETLEVLAQHGIAFTILAPHQAARVRPPDGEGADVSGGRIDPRRPYRCPLPSGASIALFFYDGPVAHDVAFGGLLDSGDAFAGRLLGAFAEDDPRPQLVHIATDGESYGHHHPFGEMALTYAFEVIESREQARLANYGEVLADTPPEQEVQIVEPTSWSCAHGVERWRANCGCRAGHPEWSQEWRRGLREALDWLRDGLARVFEEHGPRYLRDPWAARDGYIDVILDRSSDTLDAFFAAHGRPGAAEADRVPALRLLEMQRHAMLMYTSCGWFFDELSGIETVQVIKYAARALQLAEEFGERFEDEFTRRLGAAKSNLRQWRDGTTVYRRAVRPSFVTLPRVVAHYGISSLFETYAETEEVFCFTVRQRDVRRENGGGHTFATGLVTVTSQITREESTAAYAVLHLGGHDVQCGVRAEVTPEWYEAMKNGVTGALVEHGASAAVRMLDAQFGGSLYGLRDLFKEERRKVLGLLIEERLGRFEGVYDSLYEESRPLIAVMRDSDVPVPPALRMAAEETLTRRMIAELRAAAAEPLSDRAFEIAAELVTFDLVDQWTDGSILLRRAIEARAEGLRRQPLGPDLDQIHRLLDLAETLGITLNLWQTQNAYHTAARAHMNDLRETHDASDRAGLFWKLGERLHFNLDAVRTPPG, from the coding sequence ATGGCCGACCGTCCGCCTGCCGGACCCGCCGGCGGGCCCCCCACCCGTCGGATCTGCGTCCACGGGCACTTCTACCAGCCGCCGCGCGAGAACCCGTGGCTCGAGGCGGTCGAAGTCGAAGACTCCGCGCGGCCGTATCACGACTGGAACGCCCGCGTGACCGCGGAGTGCTACGCGCCGAACGGCGCCTCCCGCGTGCTGGACGCGGAGCGCCGGATCCTCCGGATCCGCAACAACTACCGCCGCATGAGCTTCAACCTCGGCCCCACGCTCGCCGCGTGGTTGGAGCGCGGGGCCCCGGAGGCGTACGCGCGGATCGTGGACGCCGACCGCGCGGCGCTCGCCGAGCGCGGCGGCCACGGGAACGCGATCGCGCAGGTCTACAACCACATGATCCTGCCGCTCGCGACGCGCCGCGACAAGGAGACCCAGATCCGCTGGGGGATCGCCGACTTCCGCCACCGCTTCGGCCGTCCCCCGGAAGGCATGTGGCTGCCGGAGACGGCGGTCGACACGGAGACGCTCGAGGTCCTCGCGCAGCACGGGATCGCCTTCACGATTCTGGCCCCCCACCAGGCGGCGCGCGTGCGCCCGCCGGACGGCGAGGGGGCCGACGTGAGCGGCGGGCGCATCGATCCGCGGCGGCCGTACCGGTGTCCCTTGCCGAGCGGCGCGTCCATCGCGCTGTTCTTCTACGACGGGCCGGTCGCGCACGACGTCGCCTTCGGCGGCCTGCTCGACAGCGGCGACGCCTTCGCCGGGCGGCTGTTGGGCGCGTTCGCCGAGGACGACCCGCGGCCGCAGCTCGTGCACATCGCCACGGACGGCGAGTCCTACGGCCATCATCACCCGTTCGGGGAGATGGCGCTCACCTACGCTTTCGAGGTGATCGAATCGCGGGAGCAGGCGCGCCTCGCGAACTACGGCGAGGTCCTCGCGGATACGCCGCCCGAGCAGGAGGTGCAGATCGTCGAGCCCACGTCGTGGTCGTGCGCCCACGGCGTGGAGCGGTGGCGCGCGAACTGCGGCTGCCGCGCCGGCCATCCGGAGTGGTCGCAGGAGTGGCGGCGCGGGCTGCGCGAGGCGCTCGACTGGCTCCGCGACGGGCTCGCGCGGGTGTTCGAGGAGCACGGCCCCCGCTATCTGCGCGATCCCTGGGCGGCGCGCGACGGGTACATCGACGTGATCCTGGACCGGTCGTCCGACACGCTCGACGCGTTCTTCGCCGCGCACGGCCGCCCGGGCGCCGCGGAGGCCGACCGCGTGCCGGCGCTGCGCCTGCTCGAGATGCAGCGGCACGCGATGCTGATGTACACCTCCTGCGGCTGGTTCTTCGACGAGCTGTCGGGGATCGAGACGGTGCAGGTGATCAAGTACGCGGCGCGGGCGCTGCAGCTGGCCGAAGAGTTCGGGGAGCGGTTCGAGGACGAGTTCACCCGCCGGCTCGGCGCGGCCAAGAGCAATCTGCGGCAGTGGCGCGACGGCACGACCGTCTACCGCCGGGCGGTGCGGCCCTCGTTCGTCACGCTGCCGCGGGTCGTCGCGCACTACGGCATCAGCTCGCTGTTCGAGACCTACGCGGAGACGGAAGAAGTCTTTTGCTTCACCGTCCGGCAGCGCGACGTCCGCCGCGAGAACGGCGGCGGCCACACGTTCGCGACCGGCCTCGTCACGGTCACCTCGCAGATCACCCGCGAGGAGTCGACCGCCGCCTACGCGGTGCTGCACCTCGGCGGGCACGACGTCCAATGCGGCGTTCGGGCGGAGGTGACGCCGGAGTGGTACGAGGCGATGAAGAACGGCGTGACCGGCGCCCTCGTCGAGCACGGCGCCAGCGCCGCCGTGCGCATGCTCGACGCGCAGTTCGGCGGGTCGCTGTACGGCCTGCGCGACCTGTTCAAGGAGGAGCGCCGCAAGGTCCTCGGCCTGCTGATCGAGGAACGGCTCGGCCGGTTCGAGGGCGTGTATGACTCGTTGTACGAGGAGTCCCGGCCGCTCATCGCGGTCATGCGGGACTCCGACGTGCCGGTGCCGCCGGCGCTCCGGATGGCCGCGGAGGAGACGCTGACCCGCCGCATGATCGCGGAGCTGCGCGCCGCGGCCGCCGAGCCGCTGTCCGACCGCGCGTTCGAGATCGCCGCCGAACTGGTGACGTTCGACCTCGTGGACCAGTGGACCGACGGCTCGATCCTGCTGCGCCGTGCGATCGAGGCCCGCGCCGAAGGCCTGCGCCGGCAGCCGCTGGGCCCCGACCTCGATCAGATCCACCGGCTCCTCGACCTCGCGGAGACCCTCGGCATCACGCTGAACCTGTGGCAGACCCAGAACGCCTATCACACCGCGGCCAGAGCGCACATGAACGATCTCCGCGAGACGCACGACGCCTCGGACCGCGCCGGCCTCTTCTGGAAGCTCGGCGAGCGCCTGCACTTCAACCTCGACGCGGTGCGGACTCCCCCCGGATAG
- a CDS encoding RNA polymerase sigma-70 factor — MSTAQDGHAAVFQEYRPLLFSLAYRMVSSAAEAEDIVQDAYLRFQPARLDAIESPKAYLSAIVIRLCLNHLASARVRRETYVGPWLPEPVLDAAHPELAGPEARAVEADTISLAFLVLLERLTPAERAVFLLREVFEYEYDEIAQILERSEPACRKLFSRAREHIARHRPRFQASPEEHRRLLEQFMRAARTGDLDGLMAMLADDVTVWADGGGKIPGAALRPVHGPANVARFLIGVTARFAPADARYAVADVNGRPTLLVRRADGTPVVVVSIEVDGARVRTIWAIGNPDKLSAV; from the coding sequence GTGAGCACGGCGCAGGACGGCCACGCCGCGGTCTTTCAAGAGTACCGTCCGCTGCTCTTCTCCCTTGCCTACCGGATGGTGAGCAGCGCCGCGGAGGCCGAAGACATCGTGCAGGACGCGTATTTGCGGTTTCAGCCGGCGCGGCTGGACGCGATCGAGTCGCCGAAGGCGTACCTCTCCGCGATCGTGATCCGGCTGTGCCTCAATCACCTCGCCTCGGCGCGGGTGAGACGGGAGACCTACGTGGGGCCATGGCTGCCGGAACCCGTGCTTGACGCGGCGCATCCCGAACTGGCCGGGCCGGAGGCCCGCGCGGTCGAGGCCGACACGATCTCGCTCGCGTTTCTCGTGCTGCTCGAGCGGCTCACGCCCGCGGAGCGCGCGGTGTTCCTGCTGCGGGAGGTCTTCGAGTACGAGTACGACGAGATCGCCCAGATCCTCGAGCGCTCGGAGCCGGCCTGCCGGAAATTGTTCAGCCGGGCGCGCGAGCACATCGCGCGGCACCGGCCGCGGTTTCAAGCGAGTCCGGAGGAGCACCGGCGCCTCCTCGAGCAGTTCATGCGGGCGGCGCGAACAGGCGATCTCGACGGGCTGATGGCGATGCTCGCGGACGACGTGACGGTGTGGGCCGACGGCGGGGGCAAGATCCCCGGCGCGGCGCTCCGGCCCGTGCACGGGCCGGCGAACGTGGCCCGGTTCCTGATCGGCGTCACGGCGCGGTTCGCGCCCGCCGACGCGCGCTACGCGGTCGCCGACGTGAACGGCCGGCCGACGCTACTCGTGCGGCGCGCCGACGGGACGCCCGTGGTCGTCGTGAGCATCGAAGTGGACGGCGCGCGCGTCCGGACGATCTGGGCGATCGGCAACCCGGACAAGCTCAGCGCGGTGTAG
- a CDS encoding FAD-dependent oxidoreductase, producing MQQPSHVVVLGAGYAGLMAAMRLAKKTRPDVAITLVNAGDAFYERVRNHQLAAGESVGRHPLAALVRGTRIRLVQAVVTGVDPAGRRVLVRGAGGEADERSIAYDYLVYALGSTSQTGRIPGAREHAYTLDHPSVAALSARLPELARSGGRVLVVGGGPTGVELATEVADAHPGLRVVLVTRREVLPRFSEAARAYVRGALAGLGIELVERTAIAEVRADAAVADDGRRFPFDACVLTGGFGVSDLARRSGLRVNGLGQVLIDRTMRSLSHPEIYAVGDAAMPADAPGAPVRMSVVTALMMGAHGADSLAAHLRGTPPTAFGMSYGAAGISLGRRNGVVQFLDGSRDTPRRAILTGRLAVSVREFFVRVALGMIKAQRTVPWVFEWPGRRKMRHVPVAPPARPAHTPVRVESTVPAER from the coding sequence ATGCAGCAGCCATCACACGTCGTCGTGCTGGGCGCGGGCTACGCCGGCCTCATGGCGGCGATGCGGCTGGCCAAGAAGACCCGGCCCGACGTCGCGATCACGCTCGTCAACGCGGGCGACGCCTTCTACGAGCGCGTCCGCAACCATCAACTGGCCGCCGGCGAATCCGTCGGCCGGCATCCGCTGGCCGCCCTGGTGCGGGGCACCCGTATCCGGCTGGTGCAGGCCGTCGTGACGGGCGTCGATCCGGCGGGCCGCCGCGTGCTGGTGCGCGGCGCCGGCGGGGAGGCAGACGAGCGGTCGATCGCCTACGATTATCTCGTGTACGCGCTCGGCAGCACGAGCCAGACCGGCCGGATCCCCGGCGCCCGGGAGCATGCCTACACGCTCGACCACCCGTCGGTCGCGGCGCTGTCGGCGCGGCTGCCGGAGCTTGCGCGGAGCGGGGGCCGGGTCCTCGTGGTCGGGGGCGGGCCGACGGGCGTCGAACTCGCCACCGAGGTGGCCGACGCCCATCCGGGCCTGCGGGTGGTCCTCGTGACGCGCCGCGAGGTCCTGCCGCGATTCTCCGAGGCGGCGCGCGCCTACGTCCGCGGCGCGCTCGCGGGCTTGGGCATCGAGCTGGTGGAGCGCACCGCGATCGCCGAGGTGCGGGCGGACGCGGCGGTCGCGGACGACGGCCGCCGGTTTCCGTTTGACGCCTGCGTCCTGACCGGCGGGTTCGGCGTGTCCGATCTCGCGCGCCGGTCCGGGCTTCGGGTCAACGGCCTCGGCCAGGTCCTGATCGACCGCACGATGCGGTCGCTGTCGCACCCCGAGATCTACGCGGTCGGCGACGCCGCGATGCCCGCGGACGCGCCCGGCGCGCCGGTGCGAATGTCCGTGGTGACGGCCCTGATGATGGGCGCCCACGGCGCCGACTCCTTGGCCGCGCACCTCCGCGGGACGCCGCCGACGGCGTTCGGCATGTCCTACGGCGCGGCCGGCATCAGCCTCGGCCGCCGCAACGGCGTCGTGCAGTTTCTCGACGGCAGCCGCGACACGCCGCGCCGTGCGATCCTCACCGGCCGGCTGGCCGTGAGCGTGCGGGAGTTCTTCGTGCGGGTGGCGCTCGGCATGATCAAGGCGCAGCGCACGGTCCCGTGGGTCTTCGAGTGGCCGGGCCGCCGGAAGATGCGGCATGTCCCGGTCGCGCCGCCGGCCCGCCCCGCGCACACGCCGGTTCGCGTGGAATCGACGGTTCCGGCGGAGCGATAG